GCCGTCCTGAACGTTCACCACGAAGGTGTAGTGGCAGGGCGGCAGCGTCGAGACGGCGGCGTTCGCCGGGTGCCACGCGTTCACGACCATCCGGCGGGAGTGGGGGTTCTCTTCGAGCGTGTCGAGGACGTACCGGATCTGGTCAAACGTGCGGCGCCGTGTCCCGTCGGCGTCCTCCTCGACGGTGACCCAGCGGTCGGCGTCGTCGGGCCACGTCTCGCCGGGGAGTTCGGCGGGCGACTCCGGCACCGGGTAGCGCCGCCAGAACCGACCGTACGCGGTGTCGAGCTTTCCCTCCTCGTCGGCCCACGCGTCCCAGATCTTCGTCTCCTCGCGGAGATTCCGGATGTGCTCCTCGCCGGAAAGGTACCACAGCACCTCGTGAATGAGCGAGTTCCAGCGGTAGCCGTCCATCTTCTTCGTGGTCAGGAGGGGGAACCCCTCCGCGAGGTCGACGGTGTACTGCCCGCTGAACGTCGCGATGGTGTCGACGCCGGTTCGGTTCGGCTTGTACGTGCCCGTCGAGAGCGCGTCGTCGACGAGGTCGAGGTACTGTTGCATGGTGGGTTCGACGCGCCGGGACGGGAGGTCGCCGGCGCGGACTGTTACCGGATGAAACGAGGCGGGGCACCTAATAACATTGATCCGGCCCACCGGTTACCGGTACCGCTCGGGGAGGTAGGGATCGAACGCCTCGGGGAGCAGCGGGACCACGGCCGCCGCGATCTCCGCGAGCCGCCGGCGGAGGGCGGTGTACACGACCGCGACCGCGATCGTGCCGACCACGACCGCGCGGAGCGGGGGATCGACCAAGACGAGGAGCGGGACCGACAGCCCGACGGAGAGCGCGAGGTCCTCGACTGCGCCGTCGTACCGGACGCCGCGCCGCGGGGCGACCCACTCCTCCCGGTGGTGGTCGTACACCGCCCGGTCGGAGTTCCCCTCCCACGGCCGGAGCTCCAAGCCGCCGCCGAACATGTCAGCGACGCTGTGGAGCGCCGCACCGAGGAGAAAGAGCGCGACCGCGACGGTGAGCGCCGAGGGGGCGACCACCGCCGCGAGGAGCGCCGGGAGCGAGAGGAGGGAGTAGTAGACGGGGTAGTGGAGCGTCTTCCGGTGGCCGGTGTACATGTCGAGGTCCGGAAACAGCCCGCCGAGGAAGCCGGCGGCGAACCCGACCGGCGCGAGTTCCGGCGCCGCCTGTACCAGCGGGGCCGCGAGCAGCATCCCCGCCAGCACGTGGGTCGGAAGCATCATCCTACCGGAACGCAGGCGACAGAAATATATGAGCGTGTCGGGGCGGCGGTCGGCGCGAGGTCGATATGCCATCCGCGGACCGTTTATGTGCGACCGGCCGAACCGGGGCGTATGCTCATGACGCCGGGACCGACCGCGGTCCCCGAGCCGGTGCGCGACGCGATGTCCCGCGAGCTGATCAACCCCGACGTGGACCCGCGGTTCCGGGAGATATACGAGCGGCTCACGGACCGGCTCGCGGCGGTGTACGGCGTCGAAACCGACGGGTCGTCGGAGGACGCTCGCGACGTCGTCGCCCTCGGCGGCGAGGGAATCTTAGGGCTGGAGGCCGCGGTCGCCTCGCTGGTCGAACCCGGCACCGAGGTCCTGTGTCTGTCGAACGGGCGCTACGGCGAGGGGTTCGCCGACTTCGTCGAGTCGTACGGCGGCGAGGCGACGCCGGTCGCCGCGGAGCGCGACGAACCGCTGCCGCTCGACGCGCTCGACGAGGCGTTAGCGGCCGACGGGAGCGACTTCGACGTCGCGACGATGGTCCACTGCGAGACGCCCACGGGGACGCTCAACGACGTCGAGAGCGCGGTCGACCGGATCGAGGCGGCCGACGCGGAGATACTCACGGTCGTCGACGCCGTCTCCTCGCTCGGCGGCGTCCCGGTGCCGACCGACCGGATCGACGTGTGTCTCGGCGCCTCACAGAAGTGTTTCAGCGCGCCGCCGGGGCTCGCGACCGCCGCGGTGAGCGACCGCGCGTGGGCCGCGATGGAGGCGCGCGACCCGCACTCGCTGTACGCGAACTTCCTCCCGTTCCGCGACGTGAACGACGGGTTCCCGTACACGCACCTGACGACCGAGGTCGTCGCGCTCGACGCGGCGCTCGGCCTCCTGCTCGACGAGGGGCTCGACGCGGTCCGGGAGCGACACGCGGCGGCCGCGGCGCGCTGTCGCGAGCGCGGCGCGGAGCTGGGATTAGAGCCGGTTCCGGACCCCGAGCGCAGTTCCCCGACGGTGACCGCCTTCGAGGTCCCCGGGCGGGCCGCGGCGCTACAGGAGCGACTGCGTGAGGAGCACGACGTGATCCTCGCGACCGGGCTGGGCGAGGACGCCGTGGACGTGCTTCGGGTGGGTCACATGGGCCACAACGCACGCGTCGAGCGCGTCGAGGAGACGATGGACGCGCTCGCAGACGTTTTATAAATAGCGGACCGCGAATCACCGGCGAACATCACCAAAGCCCCAGCCGCTCACTTATAAATGACGGATAGTTGATCGACGACGGACACCTCCAAAGCCCCAGTCGCGAGGGCGGCGCACGCTCGCTGTCGTTCGAAAGGCGCGCAGCGCCTTTCGTGATGTCGTCAGAACGCTTCGCGTTCTGATTGGCTCACGAGAGCTCCGCTCTCGTGAA
The sequence above is a segment of the Halorubrum sp. 2020YC2 genome. Coding sequences within it:
- the thyA gene encoding thymidylate synthase, whose product is MQQYLDLVDDALSTGTYKPNRTGVDTIATFSGQYTVDLAEGFPLLTTKKMDGYRWNSLIHEVLWYLSGEEHIRNLREETKIWDAWADEEGKLDTAYGRFWRRYPVPESPAELPGETWPDDADRWVTVEEDADGTRRRTFDQIRYVLDTLEENPHSRRMVVNAWHPANAAVSTLPPCHYTFVVNVQDGRLNLHLTQRSGDIALGVPFNIAAYALLANALAQRAGFEVGEFGHTVVDAHVYCGRGDRGKWYANNLRYVQERLANVESKAEYLDVKSWVERTAPDEPNGQEGYDHVPGLLEQLSRTPRERPRIEIADKPLDELTYDDVEVVDYDSADGISFAVAE
- a CDS encoding metal-dependent hydrolase, translating into MLPTHVLAGMLLAAPLVQAAPELAPVGFAAGFLGGLFPDLDMYTGHRKTLHYPVYYSLLSLPALLAAVVAPSALTVAVALFLLGAALHSVADMFGGGLELRPWEGNSDRAVYDHHREEWVAPRRGVRYDGAVEDLALSVGLSVPLLVLVDPPLRAVVVGTIAVAVVYTALRRRLAEIAAAVVPLLPEAFDPYLPERYR
- a CDS encoding aminotransferase class V-fold PLP-dependent enzyme, which translates into the protein MLMTPGPTAVPEPVRDAMSRELINPDVDPRFREIYERLTDRLAAVYGVETDGSSEDARDVVALGGEGILGLEAAVASLVEPGTEVLCLSNGRYGEGFADFVESYGGEATPVAAERDEPLPLDALDEALAADGSDFDVATMVHCETPTGTLNDVESAVDRIEAADAEILTVVDAVSSLGGVPVPTDRIDVCLGASQKCFSAPPGLATAAVSDRAWAAMEARDPHSLYANFLPFRDVNDGFPYTHLTTEVVALDAALGLLLDEGLDAVRERHAAAAARCRERGAELGLEPVPDPERSSPTVTAFEVPGRAAALQERLREEHDVILATGLGEDAVDVLRVGHMGHNARVERVEETMDALADVL